The Bacillota bacterium genome contains a region encoding:
- a CDS encoding DUF6062 family protein, whose protein sequence is MFAGSEERWEVILEAELWEALGQSGCPLCRLAHAAEQTYWTWFVLENYYSGPTLETLCRGGFCRTHAWRAAQLAGNRLAATYDVLARDAQERLRTALGVIGASGARVTRRRWRALLAGTLERKGPCPVCQTAAQRAGVGARHLVVLLAEEGGRARYAASDGLCWNHLVEACRLGDHPVTAFLVEDFLVRLGRLEEGLQEFFRKSDYRFAHEPKGSEQQAYLDAIERFSGPPDGVSDIAVPGRARFPGRTTPGA, encoded by the coding sequence ATGTTCGCGGGTTCGGAGGAGCGGTGGGAAGTGATCCTGGAAGCGGAGTTGTGGGAGGCCCTCGGCCAGTCTGGTTGTCCGCTGTGCAGGCTGGCTCACGCGGCCGAGCAAACGTACTGGACGTGGTTTGTGCTGGAGAACTACTACTCCGGGCCCACGCTGGAAACGCTGTGCCGGGGTGGCTTCTGCCGCACGCACGCCTGGCGAGCGGCACAGCTGGCGGGAAACCGACTGGCCGCCACGTATGACGTGCTGGCCCGGGATGCCCAGGAGCGGCTGCGCACTGCGCTGGGGGTGATCGGGGCAAGTGGGGCACGAGTGACCAGGCGCCGCTGGCGTGCGCTCCTCGCGGGAACTCTGGAACGGAAGGGGCCGTGTCCTGTCTGCCAGACTGCGGCCCAGCGGGCGGGGGTGGGGGCGAGGCACCTGGTCGTCTTGCTGGCCGAGGAAGGCGGCCGGGCCCGGTATGCCGCCTCCGACGGGCTCTGCTGGAACCACCTGGTGGAAGCCTGCCGCCTGGGCGATCATCCCGTGACAGCTTTCCTGGTGGAAGACTTCCTCGTACGCCTGGGCAGGCTGGAAGAAGGCCTGCAGGAGTTTTTCCGCAAGTCGGACTACCGGTTCGCCCACGAACCCAAGGGGTCAGAACAGCAGGCATACCTCGACGCCATTGAGAGGTTCTCGGGACCCCCAGACGGTGTATCCGACATCGCTGTCCCGGGCCGGGCGAGGTTCCCCGGTCGTACCACGCCGGGAGCTTGA
- a CDS encoding chromate resistance protein ChrB: MPEPQRWLLLVYKIPPEPSRYRVAIWRRLKGAGAVYLQNSVCVLPESPAHRSLFAAVAREIEEAGGESVMLLAEAPGSTEEQKVVARFKAERDIEYAEFLEQCAAFLEEIRYETGRRNFTFAELEENEEGLKRLESWLARIGQRDLFGAGKAEEAQARLRDCREALEGFAARIFAASEGGQP; encoded by the coding sequence GTGCCGGAGCCTCAAAGGTGGTTGCTGCTCGTGTACAAGATACCGCCTGAGCCATCCCGGTACCGGGTGGCCATCTGGCGCCGGCTCAAGGGGGCAGGTGCAGTCTACCTGCAGAACTCCGTCTGCGTCCTGCCGGAATCCCCCGCCCACCGCAGCCTCTTTGCTGCCGTTGCCCGGGAAATCGAAGAGGCGGGCGGGGAAAGTGTGATGTTGCTGGCGGAAGCGCCTGGGAGCACCGAGGAGCAAAAGGTCGTGGCGCGGTTCAAAGCCGAACGGGACATCGAGTACGCCGAGTTCCTGGAACAGTGCGCCGCCTTCCTGGAGGAGATACGGTACGAGACCGGGCGCCGCAACTTCACCTTCGCCGAACTGGAGGAAAACGAGGAGGGGCTGAAGCGGCTGGAAAGCTGGCTGGCCAGGATCGGGCAGCGCGACCTCTTCGGTGCGGGGAAAGCGGAAGAGGCACAGGCCCGCCTGCGCGATTGCCGGGAAGCGCTCGAGGGGTTTGCAGCCAGGATCTTCGCCGCCAGCGAGGGCGGCCAGCCATGA
- a CDS encoding PepSY domain-containing protein, whose protein sequence is MKKRMLGMLTAAVLLVGILGVAVATHAQGPSAASAPAALTQASGAAQGAEEDKEVAAKAPDTDQVEEQVEEQSGTQVEDGSQDVGPDQAQPAYTGSVKVGHPEPADLSKLATVTVDQAKAVAMAANPGTTAVKVELDNENGYLVYSVELSNGADVKVDAGTGKVLHTEQAGADDQRETAAGAEEAEAGGTR, encoded by the coding sequence GTGAAGAAGAGGATGCTGGGGATGCTGACGGCGGCCGTGCTGCTGGTCGGTATCCTGGGCGTGGCGGTGGCAACCCATGCCCAGGGGCCGTCGGCTGCCTCCGCCCCGGCCGCACTGACGCAGGCGTCAGGCGCTGCCCAGGGGGCCGAGGAGGACAAGGAGGTGGCGGCCAAGGCTCCCGACACCGACCAGGTCGAGGAGCAGGTAGAGGAGCAGTCGGGGACGCAGGTGGAGGACGGCAGCCAGGATGTCGGCCCGGACCAGGCCCAGCCGGCTTACACCGGCTCAGTGAAGGTGGGCCACCCCGAGCCGGCGGATCTCAGCAAGCTGGCCACCGTCACGGTGGACCAGGCTAAGGCGGTAGCGATGGCGGCGAATCCTGGGACCACGGCGGTCAAGGTCGAACTGGACAACGAGAACGGCTACCTGGTGTACAGCGTGGAGTTGAGCAACGGCGCTGACGTGAAGGTCGACGCCGGCACCGGGAAGGTGCTCCATACCGAGCAGGCCGGTGCGGACGACCAGCGGGAGACGGCCGCAGGAGCGGAGGAAGCGGAGGCCGGCGGGACCCGGTAG
- a CDS encoding MFS transporter, with the protein MNDNGLRRRNAFRLIVLMGVVSLFADVTYEGARSVTGPYLSFLGASAAAVGFVGGLGELVGYGLRLFSGYLADRTRRYWMIAILGYGVNMLAVPLLALAGRWEVAALLIVAERLGKAIRTPSRDAILSHASRQVGSGVGFGLHELLDQVGALTGPLIVAGVLYLRGGRYQPAFAVLLAPALTALLLLAISRLLYPRPEALEGSPVETLPQPDEGKLPRVFWMYTLFTAASIGGFAHFQLVSYHFKVRGVVPDPQIPILFALAMGVDALVALPVGHLFDRKGLLTLAVLPALTVPIPFLVFSRSYHLAIPGVVLWGAAMAVQETIMRAAIAELIPSARRGMAYGIFNTVYGVAWFAGSAAMGVLYELGVPYVILFALLVELASVPLIFLVARSAKTAAAP; encoded by the coding sequence GTGAATGATAACGGATTGCGGCGGAGGAACGCATTCAGGCTCATCGTTCTCATGGGGGTAGTGAGCCTGTTTGCCGACGTTACGTACGAGGGGGCCCGCAGCGTAACCGGCCCCTATCTCTCATTTCTGGGAGCCAGCGCCGCCGCAGTGGGGTTCGTGGGAGGCCTGGGGGAACTGGTCGGATACGGCCTGCGCCTGTTCTCGGGCTACCTGGCCGACCGCACCCGGCGGTACTGGATGATCGCCATCCTGGGGTACGGTGTGAACATGCTGGCCGTCCCTCTGCTGGCGCTGGCGGGAAGATGGGAAGTGGCGGCCCTGCTCATCGTGGCGGAACGCCTGGGCAAGGCCATCCGCACGCCCTCGCGGGACGCCATCCTCTCCCATGCCAGCCGTCAGGTGGGAAGCGGTGTAGGATTCGGCCTGCACGAACTGCTGGACCAAGTCGGGGCCCTGACCGGACCGCTGATAGTAGCGGGCGTGCTCTACCTGCGCGGCGGCCGCTACCAGCCCGCCTTTGCCGTACTCCTGGCCCCGGCCCTGACGGCCCTGCTGTTGCTGGCCATTTCCCGACTCCTCTACCCCAGGCCCGAGGCACTGGAAGGTTCACCCGTAGAGACATTGCCGCAGCCTGACGAGGGGAAGCTGCCCCGGGTCTTCTGGATGTACACCCTGTTCACGGCCGCCAGCATCGGTGGCTTCGCCCACTTCCAGCTGGTCTCCTACCACTTCAAGGTCCGGGGCGTGGTACCGGACCCCCAGATCCCCATCCTCTTCGCACTGGCCATGGGCGTGGACGCCCTGGTGGCCCTGCCCGTGGGGCACCTGTTCGACCGGAAGGGCCTCCTCACCCTGGCCGTCCTGCCCGCGCTCACCGTGCCCATCCCTTTCCTGGTCTTCTCCCGGTCCTACCACCTGGCCATCCCGGGGGTGGTACTGTGGGGAGCAGCCATGGCCGTGCAGGAAACCATCATGCGCGCTGCCATCGCCGAGCTGATCCCGTCCGCGCGGCGAGGCATGGCCTACGGGATCTTCAACACCGTCTACGGAGTGGCCTGGTTCGCGGGCAGCGCCGCCATGGGCGTCCTCTACGAGCTGGGCGTCCCCTACGTGATCCTCTTCGCGCTGCTGGTGGAGCTTGCCTCCGTGCCCCTCATCTTCCTGGTGGCCAGGTCGGCAAAGACAGCGGCTGCACCTTAG
- a CDS encoding sodium-translocating pyrophosphatase, with product MGGPILLVPVAGAVAAVASAYLVRYVVRQPAGDEKMQAIAGAIREGALAFLSRQYRTIAGLAIAVAAVLAIAIRPPEGWHTGVAFLTGALASALSGYIGMYTAVTANLRTAAAARRSLNDALRIAFRGGAITGLAVTTLSLLGVTGIFYAYGGAVRPQETPLLIVGFGFGASFVALFAQLGGGIYTKAADVGADLVGKIEAGIPEDDPRNPAVIADLVGDNVGDCAGRGADLFESTAAENIGAMILGIALFPVFGVGGILFPLVARAVGLLASIVGIMTVRVRRDDEPPMDALNRGFLVTAVLAAVGLFFVTRTMLAGDGRVNPLYFFGAALVGVVTSYIFLWTTQYYTEYRYRPVREIAQASVTGPATNIIAGVSAGFESVAIPTVVMSAAILAAYGLGYLAMPGGGLYGTAVATMGMLSTVAYVLAMDTYGPICDNAGGIVEMSGAAEGARRRTELLDASGNTTKALTKGYAVGSAALAAFLLFSAYVDEVKHLLGMTPEQPYPIDIGQPRVFVGAFIGAMLVLLFTSTAIRAVGRAAQVVIQEVRRQFREIPGIMAGTARPEYGRCVDIVTVGALKQMVLPGLVVVVVPVLVGAILKAEAAAAFLMIATIAGVLIALFLNNGGAAWDNAKKFIEAGSLGGKGSEPHKAAVVGDTVGDPFKDTAGPSLHVLVKLLSTITLVLAWLFVR from the coding sequence ATGGGAGGACCCATATTGCTCGTGCCCGTTGCTGGTGCGGTGGCGGCGGTGGCCAGTGCCTATCTGGTGCGTTACGTGGTGAGGCAGCCGGCCGGAGATGAGAAGATGCAGGCCATAGCGGGGGCCATTCGGGAGGGGGCTCTGGCCTTCCTCAGCCGGCAGTACCGTACCATCGCCGGGCTGGCCATCGCGGTAGCGGCGGTGCTCGCCATCGCCATCCGGCCCCCCGAGGGGTGGCATACGGGGGTTGCCTTCCTGACCGGGGCGCTGGCCTCGGCCCTGTCCGGCTACATAGGCATGTACACCGCCGTGACCGCCAACCTGCGCACGGCGGCAGCGGCCCGGCGGTCGTTGAACGATGCCCTGCGCATAGCGTTCCGGGGCGGGGCCATCACGGGCCTGGCCGTCACCACGTTGAGCCTGCTCGGCGTTACGGGTATCTTTTACGCCTATGGTGGCGCCGTGCGGCCCCAGGAGACGCCGTTGCTCATTGTGGGATTTGGCTTTGGGGCGAGCTTCGTGGCGCTGTTTGCTCAGCTGGGCGGGGGCATATACACCAAGGCGGCAGACGTGGGGGCAGACCTGGTGGGGAAGATCGAGGCGGGCATCCCCGAGGACGACCCCCGCAACCCGGCGGTGATTGCCGACCTGGTGGGCGACAACGTGGGGGACTGCGCCGGTCGCGGTGCCGATCTGTTCGAATCGACGGCCGCCGAGAACATCGGGGCCATGATCCTGGGCATCGCCCTCTTCCCCGTGTTCGGGGTGGGCGGCATCCTGTTCCCGCTGGTGGCGCGGGCGGTAGGCCTGCTGGCCTCCATCGTGGGCATCATGACGGTGCGGGTGCGCCGGGATGACGAGCCGCCCATGGATGCCCTCAACCGGGGATTTCTGGTCACGGCGGTGCTGGCCGCGGTTGGCCTTTTCTTCGTTACCCGCACCATGCTGGCCGGGGATGGCAGGGTTAACCCGCTCTATTTCTTCGGGGCCGCCCTGGTGGGGGTGGTCACCAGCTACATCTTTCTGTGGACCACCCAGTATTACACCGAGTATCGCTACCGTCCGGTGAGGGAGATCGCACAGGCTTCGGTGACGGGACCGGCCACCAACATCATCGCGGGGGTGTCAGCGGGGTTCGAGAGCGTGGCCATCCCCACGGTGGTTATGTCGGCTGCCATCCTGGCTGCCTACGGATTGGGTTACCTGGCCATGCCTGGGGGCGGTCTCTACGGGACCGCCGTGGCCACCATGGGCATGCTCTCGACGGTTGCCTACGTGCTGGCCATGGACACCTACGGACCCATCTGCGATAACGCGGGCGGCATCGTGGAGATGAGCGGTGCTGCCGAGGGGGCACGGCGGCGCACTGAGTTGCTCGATGCCAGCGGGAACACCACCAAGGCTCTCACCAAGGGCTATGCGGTGGGTTCGGCCGCCCTGGCCGCCTTCCTCCTGTTCTCGGCCTACGTTGACGAGGTCAAGCACCTCCTGGGGATGACGCCGGAGCAGCCCTATCCCATCGACATCGGGCAACCGCGGGTGTTCGTGGGGGCGTTCATCGGGGCCATGCTGGTGCTGCTCTTCACTTCCACTGCCATCCGGGCGGTGGGGCGGGCGGCACAGGTGGTCATCCAGGAAGTCCGGCGGCAGTTCCGGGAAATCCCGGGGATCATGGCGGGAACCGCCCGGCCCGAGTATGGCCGCTGTGTAGACATCGTGACCGTGGGTGCCCTCAAGCAGATGGTGCTGCCGGGACTGGTCGTGGTGGTGGTCCCCGTCCTGGTAGGGGCCATCCTGAAGGCGGAGGCGGCGGCGGCCTTCCTGATGATCGCGACCATTGCCGGAGTGTTGATCGCCCTCTTCCTGAACAACGGGGGAGCGGCCTGGGATAACGCCAAGAAGTTCATCGAGGCCGGGAGCCTGGGCGGCAAGGGATCGGAGCCCCACAAGGCGGCCGTGGTGGGGGATACGGTGGGCGATCCCTTCAAGGACACGGCCGGCCCCAGCCTGCACGTGCTGGTGAAGCTCCTTTCCACCATCACCCTGGTGCTGGCCTGGCTGTTCGTCCGCTGA
- a CDS encoding HEAT repeat domain-containing protein, translating to MLCSDDLSEPTCLPNAVNAPHAGGGGQVQGADRYVSALIGALRHPEPDTRQFAAWMLGRKKAAQAVPALLAAIARFRESDRYFVATAVQALGAIGNPGAIPLLADLLDASYLVVRLAAVEALARIGTPDAREALGRAPTDPSSAVREAAAQFLQAGTTDPTPNPNRGSTEE from the coding sequence TTGCTCTGTTCCGACGACTTGAGTGAACCGACGTGCCTCCCAAATGCCGTCAACGCACCTCACGCCGGCGGAGGAGGACAGGTTCAGGGCGCCGACCGCTACGTGAGCGCGCTCATCGGGGCCCTCCGGCACCCGGAACCGGACACGAGACAGTTTGCCGCCTGGATGCTGGGGCGAAAGAAGGCTGCGCAGGCGGTGCCAGCCCTGCTGGCCGCTATCGCCCGCTTCCGCGAAAGCGACCGCTATTTCGTTGCCACGGCGGTGCAGGCGCTGGGTGCCATCGGAAACCCGGGCGCCATACCCCTGCTGGCCGACCTGCTGGACGCCTCCTACCTGGTAGTCAGGCTGGCGGCGGTTGAGGCGCTTGCCCGCATCGGCACACCGGACGCCCGCGAAGCACTGGGGCGAGCCCCGACCGACCCCAGTTCCGCCGTGCGGGAAGCCGCAGCCCAATTCCTGCAGGCCGGCACGACCGACCCCACGCCCAACCCAAATCGGGGAAGTACAGAAGAATAA
- a CDS encoding NUDIX domain-containing protein: MPETAGVKVRVSGVIVRDGKLLTMIHLRQGRRYHVLPGGGLDLQESIPDCLRRELKEETSLSVEPGRLLAIVETVPARLTSYYRDNRHVVELVHWVTQVSGETREIAALSVPAWVPAQEIESLNLYPRINHWLVHALTEGFPDQPAHFVFPVEPVGTASPFSLWPESLL, encoded by the coding sequence ATGCCTGAGACAGCGGGAGTGAAGGTACGGGTATCAGGCGTCATCGTTCGGGACGGCAAGCTGCTTACCATGATTCACCTCAGGCAGGGTCGCCGCTACCATGTGCTGCCCGGTGGGGGGCTGGATCTACAGGAAAGCATACCAGACTGCCTGAGAAGGGAACTGAAGGAGGAAACTTCTCTCAGCGTGGAGCCCGGCAGGCTGCTGGCCATCGTGGAAACGGTCCCCGCCAGGCTTACTTCATACTACCGTGACAACCGGCATGTGGTCGAACTGGTGCACTGGGTAACGCAGGTGTCAGGTGAGACACGGGAAATCGCAGCCCTGAGCGTGCCCGCCTGGGTACCAGCGCAAGAGATTGAATCGCTCAACCTGTACCCGCGCATCAACCACTGGCTGGTGCATGCACTCACGGAAGGGTTCCCGGACCAGCCGGCCCACTTCGTGTTTCCAGTGGAACCGGTGGGAACCGCCAGCCCGTTCTCTCTCTGGCCCGAATCTCTCCTGTAA
- a CDS encoding ATP-binding protein, which yields MSSLPIRLRLTLWYTLILALALLCFGLFLYFTTARALHTQVDTSLQLVASQAVANLQDEDGRPALQNSDEPGPLPALLAARGYVIRLLADTGEVLDGTGEYRRLPVVVPAPGLATCMAAGEPWRLYTTALTYLPDHEGPSEGSASAGTGAGVRTYLQVAQSLAGVREAEGQMRLLLAFAIPVAVILAAAGGAFLADRALRPIDRITREARRVGAEDLGRRLNLKLPDDEVGRLARTFDEMLARLDKAFRRERQFTSDAAHELRTPLTVLKGAIGVALHRPRTAAQYREVLRNLEAEVDRLIALAEDLLTLARSESTAPGDQGSTADLAQVAALAVERLRSFATARGVFLELDMPVPLPVAGDPDRLGRAIYNLVHNGVKYTTAGGHVRVSGQILARPQGTNTPLVAPSTAHATAEVRVADDGPGISPEDLPHVFDRFFRADRARTRTGSEEPASGAGAGLGLTIARSIAGAHGGDIAATSTPGGGSTFVLRLPLAPHP from the coding sequence ATGAGCAGTCTCCCCATCCGGCTGCGTCTCACTCTGTGGTACACCCTGATCCTCGCGCTGGCACTGCTCTGTTTCGGACTTTTCCTCTACTTCACCACCGCCCGTGCCCTGCACACCCAGGTCGACACCTCCCTCCAGCTGGTGGCGAGCCAGGCAGTAGCCAACCTCCAGGACGAAGACGGTAGGCCCGCGCTCCAGAACTCGGACGAGCCCGGTCCCCTGCCCGCTCTCCTGGCCGCGCGGGGCTATGTCATTCGCCTGCTCGCGGACACGGGAGAGGTCCTGGACGGCACCGGAGAATACCGCCGGCTGCCTGTTGTCGTCCCCGCACCGGGCCTCGCCACCTGTATGGCAGCCGGCGAACCGTGGCGCCTGTACACCACCGCCCTGACATACCTGCCCGACCACGAGGGTCCCTCTGAGGGGTCGGCGTCGGCGGGGACGGGCGCAGGCGTCCGCACTTACCTGCAGGTGGCCCAGTCGCTGGCGGGCGTGCGGGAAGCGGAGGGGCAAATGCGCCTTCTCCTCGCCTTTGCCATACCGGTGGCTGTGATCCTGGCCGCCGCCGGGGGCGCCTTCCTGGCCGACCGCGCCCTGCGCCCCATCGACCGCATCACCAGGGAAGCCCGCCGCGTCGGGGCTGAGGACCTGGGCCGCCGCCTCAACCTCAAGCTACCCGACGACGAGGTGGGACGCCTGGCACGCACCTTCGACGAGATGCTGGCCCGCCTGGACAAAGCCTTCCGGCGGGAACGGCAATTCACCTCGGACGCCGCCCACGAACTGCGCACCCCCCTCACCGTTCTCAAAGGTGCCATCGGGGTGGCCCTCCACCGCCCCCGCACCGCCGCCCAGTACCGCGAGGTCCTGCGCAACCTGGAAGCAGAGGTCGACCGCCTGATCGCCCTCGCCGAGGACCTGCTCACCCTGGCCCGCAGCGAGAGCACCGCTCCCGGGGACCAGGGCTCCACTGCCGACCTGGCGCAGGTTGCCGCCCTGGCCGTAGAACGGCTGCGGTCCTTCGCCACCGCCAGGGGCGTGTTCCTCGAGCTTGATATGCCTGTTCCCCTTCCGGTTGCGGGCGACCCCGACCGGCTGGGCCGTGCCATTTACAACCTGGTTCACAACGGCGTCAAGTACACCACCGCCGGTGGACACGTGCGCGTGTCCGGACAGATCCTCGCCCGTCCCCAGGGTACCAACACTCCGCTCGTTGCCCCATCGACCGCGCACGCCACGGCCGAGGTGCGGGTGGCGGACGACGGCCCGGGCATCTCCCCCGAGGACCTCCCTCACGTTTTCGACCGCTTCTTCCGGGCGGACCGGGCCCGTACCCGGACAGGGAGCGAGGAACCCGCGTCCGGGGCAGGAGCCGGACTCGGCCTCACCATCGCCCGCTCCATCGCGGGGGCCCACGGTGGCGACATCGCTGCCACCAGCACTCCCGGCGGGGGCAGCACCTTCGTTTTGCGCTTGCCTCTCGCCCCCCACCCCTGA
- a CDS encoding response regulator transcription factor: MRLLVVEDEPRIAAFLRQGLTEEGYAVDVAKDGEQAVEFALSAPYDAIVLDILLPKKDGFDVCADLRRRGIRTPILMLTARGAVDDRVRGLDTGADDYLMKPFAFPELLARLRALLRRPAASLPTRLQVGDLVLDPVTRRVERAGRSIELTHREFSLLELFMRHPGQVLSRTQIAEHVWNFNFYHQSNVVDVYVRYLRQKIDEAFQPRLIHTVRGVGYKMEGSTR, translated from the coding sequence TTGCGACTGCTGGTCGTGGAAGACGAGCCCAGGATCGCAGCCTTCCTCAGGCAGGGTCTCACGGAAGAAGGGTATGCGGTAGACGTGGCCAAGGACGGCGAGCAGGCCGTCGAGTTTGCCCTCTCCGCCCCGTACGACGCCATCGTCCTCGACATCCTGCTGCCCAAGAAGGACGGCTTCGACGTCTGCGCGGACTTGCGGCGTCGCGGCATACGGACCCCCATCCTCATGCTCACCGCCCGGGGTGCCGTAGACGACCGGGTGCGAGGCCTGGACACGGGGGCAGACGACTACCTGATGAAGCCCTTCGCCTTCCCCGAGCTCCTGGCCCGCCTGCGGGCTCTCCTCAGGCGTCCCGCAGCCAGCCTTCCCACCCGCCTGCAGGTGGGGGATCTCGTCCTCGACCCCGTTACCCGGCGCGTGGAAAGGGCGGGCAGGTCCATCGAACTGACTCACCGGGAATTCTCGCTGCTGGAGCTCTTCATGCGCCACCCCGGACAGGTACTGAGCCGCACCCAGATCGCGGAACACGTCTGGAACTTCAACTTCTACCACCAGTCCAACGTGGTGGACGTCTACGTGCGCTACCTCCGCCAGAAGATAGACGAGGCCTTCCAGCCCAGGCTCATCCATACTGTCCGCGGCGTGGGCTACAAGATGGAGGGCTCCACCAGATGA
- a CDS encoding cation:proton antiporter, protein MEATWFSAATWMWLALGAGVLARLSGVSVPLVEIGAGVLAGNLLSLDPPQWLEFLAGFGSIMLTFLAGAEVDPAVLRSKAKESVSIGMASFLAPFLGAMFCARYVTGWDAQAAQIAGIALSTTSVAVVYAVMVETGLNRTEIGKNILAACFVTDLGTVVALGAFFARSDWKLLTFATVTAASLAVVGRLSPRLFCHFRNHVAELEGKMVAATLFTLGGLALAAGSEAVLPAYLLGLAMAGTLGEHPHLLHKLRATAFLLLTPFYFMKAGLFVSLPALAAGLGTVILFLAVKIGCKFMAVQPLTSLFRFRRREGTYATLLMSTGLTFGTISSLFGLQHGIIDRPQYTVLVTVVVLSAVVPTLIAQAFFRPQSPQVASAPGATWNIAREPATPRGAEIHSGCRGNKQSGECPARRSGEADPYA, encoded by the coding sequence GTGGAAGCAACCTGGTTCTCAGCAGCGACCTGGATGTGGCTGGCGCTCGGCGCAGGGGTGCTTGCCCGCCTGTCAGGCGTATCTGTGCCCCTGGTGGAGATAGGAGCGGGGGTGCTGGCAGGGAACCTCCTGTCTCTCGACCCTCCCCAATGGCTGGAGTTTCTGGCGGGATTCGGCAGCATTATGCTCACGTTCCTGGCGGGGGCGGAAGTGGATCCGGCGGTGCTCCGGAGCAAGGCCAAAGAAAGTGTCTCCATAGGGATGGCGTCGTTTCTGGCCCCGTTCCTGGGGGCGATGTTTTGCGCCCGCTACGTGACCGGCTGGGACGCACAAGCCGCCCAGATCGCGGGCATTGCCCTCTCCACCACCTCTGTGGCGGTGGTATATGCGGTCATGGTGGAAACCGGGCTGAACCGGACCGAGATCGGTAAGAACATACTGGCCGCCTGCTTCGTGACAGACCTGGGGACGGTTGTGGCCCTGGGGGCGTTCTTCGCCCGCTCGGATTGGAAACTCCTCACCTTCGCGACCGTTACCGCGGCTTCGCTGGCAGTGGTCGGCCGCCTATCCCCCAGGTTATTCTGCCACTTCCGCAACCACGTGGCCGAACTCGAGGGCAAGATGGTGGCCGCTACCCTGTTCACCCTGGGCGGGCTGGCGCTGGCAGCAGGTAGCGAGGCCGTCCTGCCGGCTTACCTTCTCGGCCTGGCCATGGCCGGCACCCTGGGCGAGCACCCCCACCTCCTTCACAAGCTGCGGGCCACCGCCTTCTTACTGCTTACGCCCTTCTACTTCATGAAGGCCGGCCTGTTTGTTTCCCTGCCCGCCCTGGCCGCGGGCCTGGGGACGGTGATTCTGTTTCTTGCCGTCAAGATCGGCTGCAAGTTCATGGCAGTACAGCCGCTCACTTCGCTGTTCCGGTTCAGAAGGCGGGAAGGCACCTATGCCACCCTGCTCATGTCCACGGGGCTCACCTTCGGGACCATCTCCTCGTTGTTCGGCTTACAGCACGGTATCATCGACCGGCCGCAGTACACCGTCCTGGTCACAGTGGTAGTCCTGAGCGCGGTGGTACCTACCCTCATCGCGCAGGCCTTCTTCCGGCCGCAGTCCCCTCAGGTAGCATCCGCCCCAGGCGCGACGTGGAACATAGCGAGGGAGCCAGCCACTCCCCGGGGGGCGGAGATCCACAGCGGTTGTCGCGGGAACAAGCAAAGTGGTGAGTGCCCGGCAAGACGTTCAGGGGAGGCGGATCCGTATGCCTGA